TGATGGTAAATATTCCCGTTGAACATAAGGCAATCAAGTATTGCAGAATGATGGGAACCGCTATGTGTGTTCGAAGTGAGACTCCATAGACGGCAGTTGTCACGATGAATAGCCCAACAATCCACCAAGTGTGACGCATTCGGGCAACTTCGATAGGAAAATCCGAGTGAGATTTCAAATTGACCCGCGTACCAGATGGGTAGCCATATTTGTCACAGTATTCGCGTTCCGTCAATTTGTGGTTATAGTCCATAAGGTAGCCGACCAGGTACGATCCCGATATACATCCAAACCCTAACAGGTGGCAATCAGCAAACTTTTATCTAGCCATAGTGATGTGACAGTGTGCCTTACCATTCCCCAAAAATGTCAAGCCAACCTCTAATGATGTCAAATGATAGACATCCTGAAAAAGATCTGTGGTGCTGGAAGTCACCATACTCCAAACCGCATAAACAATGCTTCCAAAGAGAAGCGTAACAAAAATATCCTTTTCTGCAAGGAATGTGAGAGGAGCAAGTATAGCACGCCATGTCAATTCAGGCTTCTTCTGGCCGGGGTCGGCCCCAGTTATGGCTCCCTTCTGTCCGATAACCACATACAGGAAAGGCTTATGGATACCTCTCAGCCTAACAGTACCGTTACCAGCGATATGCCTCAGCGTCTCAGGTAGAAATATAAGAATAGACAGAAGGCTCACGGCGGCACATATCGTGAGAAACCAGAAGATCGAGCGGAAACCTAAATACTGAGTCAAGATGCCACCCATAACCGGGCCGATCCCTTGCCCAAGCATACGAACTTCGATGTGTCAGCTTATATCCATACGTTCATGGTGTCCGCCAAGTGCCCAATACAAACGAAGAATGGGTCTAACCAGTATCTTACCTCCTCCAAATATACCCACCAGGCTTCCCCTTTCCGCCGAAGTGGTGATATCACCAATGACACCTGCGCCTAAATAGTGATCCTGTAAGCAACTTATACCTGGCCTTTGGCTATTAATGGGGACAAGCTTACCAATGGAAATTGTAGCCGCACTACCAGCAGCCTGTAGGGCACGAAAAGCCATGAGTTCTCCGTACTTGGTGGACACAGCAAGGGCAACGTTGGCAATCATGTACACAATGAACGTCCCAATAAAGACTGGACGCCTCCCTGTAGCATCTGAAATCGAACCCCAAAACGTGGGTGATATCCCTTGCACGATCATGTATACTGTGACTGTCAAGGTGGCGAGAGACATGCTAACATTCAGGCTCTACATAGAGCTTGGTCAATATACCATCCCTCGAAAGGTCGCACAGgctgtgttttgtttttgtcgCACTTACCCTTGACACCTCGCCCAGGGCTGGGAAATAAATATTCGACGATAAGGGGGAGAAAATGGCAGCCATTGAAACAATGCATACCATTTGCAACTTTTTACGACGAGAGAAAATATGATGTGATTTGGATTGGGTAACTTGGTCTTCGAGCTGAGAGTCGGATGGCTgcctctcatcttcttcaacaaaAGAGACTATAGGGGCCTTGTCGGTATCTGACCTTGCTGTAGCCATGATTACAGCGGTGGAGAAAGTATAGTTCTGGAATCAATTCCCCGAAGATACTTATCTCAGCTATAAATACTCTAAACGGAGGATGTCCACGGATAGCATAGATATCAAACTTCCCAGCGCCAAATCAGTTTCTAATTGAGGGTTATATACTTCTAGTACCAAGGCGTACATCGACTACCCAAGGGAGCAGGAGAAAAGTTACTTGATCCACAATACATGGAGCCTTGCTAGCTCCCTTCCCAAATAGAACAGTACATGTGGAGTGCAAGGAAAGATCGTCACTCCGTGGGACCTAAGGCCTGAATTGATAAGACCTTGAGGAGAACTATTCTCCTGTGTATGGGCAGCGGAGAGGTGGCCTTGAGCTGCATAGAGAGGACCTTCTGGCAGCTCATGCAGCAGTCACCAAAGTATGAGGGAT
This Aspergillus flavus chromosome 1, complete sequence DNA region includes the following protein-coding sequences:
- a CDS encoding synaptic vesicle transporter (unnamed protein product); this encodes MATARSDTDKAPIVSFVEEDERQPSDSQLEDQVTQSKSHHIFSRRKKLQMVCIVSMAAIFSPLSSNIYFPALGEVSRVSATKTKHSLCDLSRDVYMIVQGISPTFWGSISDATGRRPVFIGTFIVYMIANVALAVSTKYGELMAFRALQAAGSAATISIGAGVIGDITTSAERGSLVGIFGGVRMLGQGIGPVMGGILTQYLGFRSIFWFLTICAAVSLLSILIFLPETLRHIAGNGTVRLRGIHKPFLYVVIGQKGAITGADPGQKKPELTWRAILAPLTFLAEKDIFVTLLFGSIVYAVWSMVTSSTTDLFQDVYHLTSLEVGLTFLGNGFGCISGSYLVGYLMDYNHKLTEREYCDKYGYPSGTRVNLKSHSDFPIEVARMRHTWWIVGLFIVTTAVYGVSLRTHIAVPIILQYLIALCSTGIFTINSALVIDLYPGASASATAVNNLIRCLVGAAGVAAMQPMLDVLTPDYVFLLLAGITLIMAPLLWMESRFGASWRHEREMRLKDKGCT